From the Micromonospora echinospora genome, the window CCGGAGGTCTGGTCGGATCCGACGGTCCGGATGAACGACGGGGCCTGCGACCCGTGGGGCCGGTTCCACTGCGGGTCGATGGCGTACGACGCCGCGCCCGGTCGGGCCGCGCTGTACCGGCTCGACCCGGACGGCACGGTGACCACCGTGCTGACCGGGGTCACCGTCTCCAACGGACTCGCCTGGACCCCCGACGGCGGCACCGCCTACTACGTCGACTCGGCGCTGGGGCGGGTGGACGCGTTCGACGTCGACCGCGCCTCCGGGGAGCTGACCGGCCGGCGGCCGGTCGTGGCGGTGCCACCGGAGCAGGGCGTCCCCGACGGGATCTGCGTCGACGTGGCCGGCGGGATCTGGGTGGCGCTCTGGGACGGCGGGGCGGTGCACCGCTACACCCCGGACGGCGAGCTGTCGGTCGTGGTGGACCTGCCGGTCCGCCGACCGACCGCCTGCGCCTTCGGCGGCCCGGACCACGCCGACCTCTACGTCACCACGTCCCGTCAGGGCTCGCCACCGGGCGACCGCTCCCCGGCGGGGGCGCTGTTCCGGGCCCGTCCCCCGGTGCCCGGTTTCGCCGCTCATCCGTTCGCCGGCTGACCCCGCCCGGGGGCCGGCGGGGCAGGCGCCGCCGGCTGCGGCGGCGCGACGTCCGGCGTCGGCGGTGCGGCCAGCGGGCACTATCGTTTCCGGTCATGGCCCTCGTCAGCTGCGACTTCCACTCCGAGACGCTCGGCATGGGCACCTCGATGACGGTGATCCTGCCCCAACCGACGACGTCCCAGATCGGCCTGGCCGGCGCCGCCCCGGCCGGTGACCCTCCGGTGCTGTACCTGCTGCACGGGCTCAGCGACGACCACACCATCTGGCTGCGGCGCACCTCGATCGAACGGTACGTCGCCCCGCTGGGCCTGGCGGTGGTCATGCCCCGGGTCGACCGCAGCTTCTACACCGACGAGGAGAACGGCCACCGGTACTGGACCTTCCTCAGCGAGGAGCTGCCCGAGGTCTGCCGGTCGTTCTTCCGGTTGTCCGACCGGCCCGCCGACACCTTCGTCGCCGGGCTGTCCATGGGCGGGTACGGCGCGTTCAAGTGGGCGCTGCGGCACCCGGACCGGTTCGCGGCGGCGGCCAGCCTGTCCGGGGCGCTCGACATCGCCGAGCGCTCCCCAGGCACCGACGACCATCCGATCGACGCGCGGCTCTGGCACACCGTCTTCGGCGACCGGCCGGTGGCCGGCTCCCCCGACGACGTGCTGCACCTGCTCGATGCGGCGGCGGACCGGCGGGCCCGGCTGCCCCGGCTCTACGTCGCCTGCGGCACCGAGGACTTCCTGTACGACGACAGCGTGCGGTTCGTCGAGGCGGCCCGGAAGCGGGACGTGCCGGTTACCGTCCGGTTCGGACCGGGCGACCATGACTGGGGCTACTGGGACGAGTGGATCCGGGACGTCCTGGCCTGGCTGCCGCTGCCGTCCACCCGACACGCCGGCTGACCGTCCGCGGTGGTGCCGCAGTACGGCGGGGTAACCCGCAAGCCGTTACCGGTGCCCCGGGACGGGGCCGGTGGCCGGTGGCACGGTTTCGGCCCACCCGGGGACGGGGTCGGGCCATCATGGGGCCAGCGGGTGCCGGTGGTCGGCGCCCGGAGGGAGGACCGCGTTGACCGACTACGGGCACGACCTGCTCTTCGGGGTGTTCGTCACGCCCGCCGCCGAGCCGGTGCACCGGGCGGTCGAGCTGGCCGTGGTGGCCGACCGGGCGGGACTGGACCTGGTGACCTTCCAGGACCACCCCTACCTGCCGACCTTCCACGACACGTGGACGTTGCTGTCGTACGTGGCCGCGCGCACCGAACGCGTCCGCCTCGCCGGCAACGTCCTCAACCTCCCCCTGCGCGCACCGGCGGTGCTGGCGCGCAGCGTGGCCAGCCTGGACCGGCTCAGCGGTGGTCGGATCGAGCTGGGTATCGGCGCCGGCGGGTTCTGGGACGCCATCGAGGCGATGAGCGGCCGACGGCTGTCCCCGGGCGAGTCGGTGGCGGCGCTGGCGGAGGGCATCCGGATCATCCGGGAGGTCTGGGCGACGGAGCGCGGCGGCCCGGTGCGGGTCGAGGGCGACCACTACCGGGTGGTCGGCGCCAAGCGCGGCCCGGCTCCCGCCCACGACGTCGACATCTGGGTGGGCGCCTACAAGCCGAGGATGCTGCGGCTGGTCGGCCGGCTCGCCGACGGCGCGCTGCCGTCCCTCGGCTACCTGCCCGGCGGCGCCGAGGACCTGGCCGGGCTGAACACGCACATCGACGAAGGCGCCCACGCGGCCGGGCGTGCGCCCACGGAGATCCGGCGGCTGCTCAACGTCACCGGCCGCTTCGCGGCGACCGGCACGGCGTTCCTCGACGGCCCGGCCGAGCAGTGGGCCGAGGACCTGGCCGGCCTGACCGTCGAGTACGGGGTGAGCGCCTTCGTCCTGGCGGCCGACGACCCGGCCACGATCGAGCGGTTCGCCGCCGAGGTCGCCCCGGCCACCCGGGAACTCGTCGCGGCCGAACGCGACCGGTGACCGGCCGCGCCGTCCCCGGAGCCGCCACGTGCTCGCCCGGGAGTCGGTGACCTGGGCGCACGGTCCGGCTCAGGCGGGGACGACGGTAAGCCGGCCGTCGGTGGGTGGGGTGGTGCCGGCCAGGCTGAGCAGGGTCTGCCCGGTGGTGTCGTCGACCACCGCGACGCGCACCGCCTCCGGTTCCGGGTCGGCCAGCGGTACGGCGAACACGGCGGTCGCCGTCCGGCCCTGGTAGCGCGCGGCGTACGCGGCGAAGCGCCAGCCGTCGGCGTCCCAGTGCTCGCGGACGTCGGAGCGCAGCAGGGCGGCCACCCGCCGGTAGGCGTCGCTGAGCTGGAGTTGCTGCACGGTGGCGAGCAGCGGCACACCGGAGCCGCCGCGCAGCGGGTGGGTCAGCCGGGCGCGAAGCCGGCGCAGCGGCAGCAACCAGGTCGCGTCCAGTTCGGGCGAGAGCCCGACCACCGCCGCCGCCTCGGCGAGCAGCACGAGGCCACCGGCCACCGGCCGGTCGGCGAGGGCGGCGAACCAGCCGGTGGTGGTCGTGGCGGCCAGCGCGCCGGCGGCCACCAGCAGTCCGGCCCGGAGGAGGCTGCGCCCGGAGACGGGGGTCGGCTGGGCGCTGAGACAGCCGCACGAGGCGGTCGGCGCGACGCGCCGGGTGTAGCCGAGGTAGGCGAGGAAACCGGCGGCCAGCGTGGTCACGGCCACCGCCTCCATCCGTAGCGTGGGCGGCAGCAGCAGCGCCGCGCCGAGGGTCAGCTCGACGGCACCGAGCACCCGGTACGCGGGCAGGGCCCGGCGCTCGCCGAGCAGCACGACGAGCCCGGACCGGTGGGCGGTCGCGGTGGCGTGCCGGCTGAACAGCTTGAGGCGGGCGGACCAGAGCAGTACCGCACCGACGAGCAGCGGTTGCAGCGCCGCGATCATGTCGATCATGGGTTCTCCCTCAGGTGATCCGGCGGGTGACGCCCCGGGCGGTGCGGTCGCCCGGGGCGCGGCGCGTCAGGCGGCGGCGTAGACGGTGGCGATGTCGATCTCGTTGGTCTTCGGGTGCCAGGCCCCGAGGATCTGGACGTGGCGGCCGACCCGCAGCAGCGACAGGTCGCTGACCGCCGGGGTGCCGTTGTAGACCGCGGCGGAGCGGCCGGGCACGACGTGCGCGACGATCCGTCGGCCCTTGTGGTCCAGGTGCACCACGTTGCGGCCGACCGCGGCGATGTGCCCGTGCAGGTTGACGATGTTGACCCAGACGGAGTCCGCGGCGAGGGTGCCGTCGGGCAGTCGGACGCCCCGGGCGTAGAGGCCGTCGCCGACGGCGATCCGGTCGAAGGTGGTCGGGTGCAGCTTCCAGATGCTCGTGCCGTCGGTGATCCGGATCGAGTGCAGCACCGTGTCCGAGCCGGTCACCAGGAGCATGTGGCCGGAGATCGAGCTGATCAGACCCTCGGCGAAGTTCGGGTCGGGCGCGCCCGGCTCGACGCCGACGGCTTCGGTGGCGAAGGCGGCCTCGGGGGCGAGCGAGCCGAGTCCGGTGGCGCCGACGACGCCACCGAGCGCGGCGGTGGCGAGCAGCCGCCGGCGGTCGACTGTCTGGTTCATCCTGGGCCTCCCTCTAGACCGAGTCGACCGAACAGGGCCGCAGCCCGGTGGAGAGACTGGCGATCACGCTGTACGCCGCGGGCGTCAGGTCGATGATCCGGTTACTGCCGCAGGCGGAGCCGCAGCAGGTGCGCTCGCCGCACCACAGGTCGGTCTGCGGGCCGCAGTCGGCGATGGTGGTGCCGATCCGCGCGTTGTTGCAGAGGTTGGTGGTGTAGTGCCGGTAGCCGCAGGTGCGGCGGCTCATCCCGGTGATCCCGCAGGCGTGCGGCCGGGTGATGGCCAGGCACGCGTCCGAGGCGTTCGGCCACGCGTGCTGGTAGTTGCCGGAGCTGCACGTGCCGCAGGCCCCGAACCCGGTCGAGCCGCACGGCCCCCAGGCGTTGCCGCAACAGAACCAGGACACCTCGCCTCTCAGAGCTACCACGGTTGCCTCCCTCCACGTCCGCGATCGACATCGATCGCTTTCTATATTGAAGGAGATTTTTATGTCAGGATTCGACGGAGTCAACGGTCAAGGGGAAGGTTTCCTACACGATGGCGAAAATCAGCCGGTCACCGTCGGGTCCGCGTCGACGCCCGGCACGGGGGCGGACGTCGGCCGTACGGCGTCGCCGTCGACCGGAGCGGTCCGGGACCGGTGAGGCGGACCCTACCGGTCGGCCGGCGGGGCGGCGCTGTCGCGGACGACGAGTTCGGTGGCGAGCTCCACCCGAGGGCTCTCGATCTTCTCGCCCCGGGCCAGCCGCAACACGGTCCGCGCCGCGAGCATGCCCATCTCGGCCAGCGGCTGACGGATCGTGGTCAGCGGCGGGGAGCACCAGCGGACCTCGGGCAGGTCGTCGAAGCCGACCACGCTGACGTCGTCGGGCACCCGCAGGCCGCGCTTGCGCACCGCCTCGTAGACGCCGAGCGCCATCTGGTCGCTGGAGGCGAAGATGGCCGTCGGCGGGTCCGACAACGCCAACAGCTGGGTGCCGGCGGCGTACCCGGCCTCGTGGTAGAAGTTGCCGGGACGGACGAGCGTGTCGTCGAAGGCGATGCCGGCGGCCTCGAGGGCGGCGCGGTAGCCGTCGAGCCGGGCCCGGCTGCACATCAGCTGCGGCGGCCCGGCGATGAACCCGATCCGCCGGTGGCCGAGGCCGAGCAGGTACTGGTTGGCCCGCAGGCTGCCGGCCCAGTTGGTGGCCCCGACGGTCGGCGCCTCCTGCGGGGCCACCCCGGCCGGGTCGACGATGACCACGGGGATGTTGAGGCGGCGCAGCTCGGCCTGCAACGGGGGCGCCACCATCGAGGTCACGAAGATGACCCCCTCGGTGGAGCGGGTCCGCATGTTGTCGAGCCACTGCTTGGCCGACGAGGTGCGCCGGTGGATCGCCGACACGACGGTGCCGATGCCGCTGCCGTGCGCGACGTCCTCCACCCCACGGATGATCTCCACCGCCCACGGGCTGTCCAGGTCGTTGAAGACCAGGTCGACCAGGCCGGACCGGGGCCGCCGACTCGGCGGACGACGGCGGTAGCCGTGCCGGGTGAGCAGGTCCTCGACCCGCTCCCGGGTCTGCGGGGCGACGTCGGAGCGGCCGTTGATGACCCGGGAGACCGTCGGCACGGAAACGCCGGCCAGGCGCGCGATCATCGCGATGGTGACGTTCCGGTCGTTCTCGGCGCCCACGGTCCGCCCTTTCGTCGTGGCTCGTGCCTGTGGTCGGTGAAGGCTACCGGAGCCGCCGACGCTCCCCCGCTGGCGGTGGACGGCGGCTCAGCCCTTCACGCTGCCGGCCAGACCGCCGATGAGCTGGCGTTCGGCCACAGCGTAGAAGCCCAGCGCCGGCACCATGGACAGCACCACGTAGGCGAGCACCCGGGCGGTGTCGTCGGCGTACTGCCCCTGGAAGGCCTGCACCCCCACCGGGAGGGTCCACCAGCCCTGGTCGGTGAAGACCACCAGCGGCAGCATGAAGTTGTTCCAGCTCGACACGATGGCCAGCACCGAGACGGTGGCCAGGGCGGGACGGGCCATCGGCAGCAGGATCCGCCAGAAGAACCCGAACGGGCCGCACCCGTCGATGACGGCGGCCTCCTCGACCTCGCCGGGGATGGTACGGAAGAACTGCCGCAGGATGATGATGGTGACCGGCAGCCCGAACGCGGCCTGCGGCAGGATCACCCCGAGCGGGTTGTCCAGCAGGCCCATTCCGCGCAGCAGGACGAACAGCGGCAGGATCGCCACCGCGAACGGGAACATCAGCCCCATGGCGAAGAGGGTCGCCAGCAGCTCCCGGCCCCGGAAGGCGTAACGGGCCAGGACGAACGCCGCCATCGCCGCCGACCCGACCACGATCACCGTGCTGGTCACCGCGATGAGGACGCTGTTGCCGAGCTGACGCCAGAACACCTCGGAGGTGAGGATGCCGGTGTAGTTCCCGGGCACCCACGGATCGGGCCAGCCGAGCGGGTTGGTGGAGAGCTGGCCGTTGTCCTTGAAGCCGCCGAGCACGCCGAACAGGACCGGCACGACGATGAGCGCGCCGACGGCGACGGAGACGAGATGCAGCACGATGCGGCGGGCCCGGACCCCGGGGTCCGTCGTGGTGGTCATCGCTGGCCTCCCTGGGTGGTGAGCGCGCCCTCGGTGTCGCGGCGCATGACGATCCGCTGGTAGAACAGGGCGAAGAGCATGCTCAGCAGGAACATGACGATGCTGATCGCGCTGGCGTAGCCGACCTCGAAGCGCCGGAAGCCGTACTGGTACATCGTCACGGCCATGGTCTCCGAGGCGTGGATCGGACCGCCGCCGGTGAGCACCCACACCATGTCGAACAGCTGGATCGTGCCGATGACCGACAGGAAGACGCTGATCCGGATGGTCGGGCCGAGCAACGGGAGGGTGACGTGCCGGAACGCCTGCCAGGCGCCGGCCCCGTCGACGGTGGCCGCCTCGTGGATCTCCTTCGGGATGCTCTGCCGGCCCGCCAGGTAGAGGATCATGTAGAAGCCGAAGTACTTCCAGGAGACCACCAGGAAGACGGCGATCAGCACGGTGTCCG encodes:
- a CDS encoding SMP-30/gluconolactonase/LRE family protein, yielding MRAPGRLAAAQVTPVVADHGEGPVWCPDDGRLRWVDLLAGDVLALDPVTGAVTRRHVAGVVAAIRPRTGGGLVAAVERGFALLTDDTVTLLPEVWSDPTVRMNDGACDPWGRFHCGSMAYDAAPGRAALYRLDPDGTVTTVLTGVTVSNGLAWTPDGGTAYYVDSALGRVDAFDVDRASGELTGRRPVVAVPPEQGVPDGICVDVAGGIWVALWDGGAVHRYTPDGELSVVVDLPVRRPTACAFGGPDHADLYVTTSRQGSPPGDRSPAGALFRARPPVPGFAAHPFAG
- a CDS encoding alpha/beta hydrolase, coding for MALVSCDFHSETLGMGTSMTVILPQPTTSQIGLAGAAPAGDPPVLYLLHGLSDDHTIWLRRTSIERYVAPLGLAVVMPRVDRSFYTDEENGHRYWTFLSEELPEVCRSFFRLSDRPADTFVAGLSMGGYGAFKWALRHPDRFAAAASLSGALDIAERSPGTDDHPIDARLWHTVFGDRPVAGSPDDVLHLLDAAADRRARLPRLYVACGTEDFLYDDSVRFVEAARKRDVPVTVRFGPGDHDWGYWDEWIRDVLAWLPLPSTRHAG
- a CDS encoding LLM class flavin-dependent oxidoreductase, which encodes MTDYGHDLLFGVFVTPAAEPVHRAVELAVVADRAGLDLVTFQDHPYLPTFHDTWTLLSYVAARTERVRLAGNVLNLPLRAPAVLARSVASLDRLSGGRIELGIGAGGFWDAIEAMSGRRLSPGESVAALAEGIRIIREVWATERGGPVRVEGDHYRVVGAKRGPAPAHDVDIWVGAYKPRMLRLVGRLADGALPSLGYLPGGAEDLAGLNTHIDEGAHAAGRAPTEIRRLLNVTGRFAATGTAFLDGPAEQWAEDLAGLTVEYGVSAFVLAADDPATIERFAAEVAPATRELVAAERDR
- a CDS encoding MauE/DoxX family redox-associated membrane protein — its product is MIDMIAALQPLLVGAVLLWSARLKLFSRHATATAHRSGLVVLLGERRALPAYRVLGAVELTLGAALLLPPTLRMEAVAVTTLAAGFLAYLGYTRRVAPTASCGCLSAQPTPVSGRSLLRAGLLVAAGALAATTTTGWFAALADRPVAGGLVLLAEAAAVVGLSPELDATWLLPLRRLRARLTHPLRGGSGVPLLATVQQLQLSDAYRRVAALLRSDVREHWDADGWRFAAYAARYQGRTATAVFAVPLADPEPEAVRVAVVDDTTGQTLLSLAGTTPPTDGRLTVVPA
- a CDS encoding cell wall protein — translated: MNQTVDRRRLLATAALGGVVGATGLGSLAPEAAFATEAVGVEPGAPDPNFAEGLISSISGHMLLVTGSDTVLHSIRITDGTSIWKLHPTTFDRIAVGDGLYARGVRLPDGTLAADSVWVNIVNLHGHIAAVGRNVVHLDHKGRRIVAHVVPGRSAAVYNGTPAVSDLSLLRVGRHVQILGAWHPKTNEIDIATVYAAA
- a CDS encoding LacI family DNA-binding transcriptional regulator, which produces MIARLAGVSVPTVSRVINGRSDVAPQTRERVEDLLTRHGYRRRPPSRRPRSGLVDLVFNDLDSPWAVEIIRGVEDVAHGSGIGTVVSAIHRRTSSAKQWLDNMRTRSTEGVIFVTSMVAPPLQAELRRLNIPVVIVDPAGVAPQEAPTVGATNWAGSLRANQYLLGLGHRRIGFIAGPPQLMCSRARLDGYRAALEAAGIAFDDTLVRPGNFYHEAGYAAGTQLLALSDPPTAIFASSDQMALGVYEAVRKRGLRVPDDVSVVGFDDLPEVRWCSPPLTTIRQPLAEMGMLAARTVLRLARGEKIESPRVELATELVVRDSAAPPADR
- a CDS encoding carbohydrate ABC transporter permease gives rise to the protein MTTTTDPGVRARRIVLHLVSVAVGALIVVPVLFGVLGGFKDNGQLSTNPLGWPDPWVPGNYTGILTSEVFWRQLGNSVLIAVTSTVIVVGSAAMAAFVLARYAFRGRELLATLFAMGLMFPFAVAILPLFVLLRGMGLLDNPLGVILPQAAFGLPVTIIILRQFFRTIPGEVEEAAVIDGCGPFGFFWRILLPMARPALATVSVLAIVSSWNNFMLPLVVFTDQGWWTLPVGVQAFQGQYADDTARVLAYVVLSMVPALGFYAVAERQLIGGLAGSVKG